A part of Terriglobus roseus genomic DNA contains:
- a CDS encoding acyltransferase family protein, translating into MRLQRITTSSRWIPEVDGLRFVAISSVLLIHILAQMNSHAHLYGLHASGHEAFVAVMYQLGRGVQLFFAISGYILAQPFLRQYVDGGKPVRLGSFYLRRLTRLEPPYILSLLIYAVSLLLLHRMAAHVVWRSFAMCAFYVHNFFAKGTPPLNLVTWSLEVEVEFYVLVPLLAKLFCIRSPTTRRLVLLACILCSALPAWSAATAHGFFLPAQLCYFFTGFLLADLRVEQKLAQDHPFWDLGSLLIWPAFLFLPEFRFLPIVLCGLLVAGFHATFMGPVSRRILSTRWIALLGGMCYSIYLLHMLVISALFPLTRHAALTGNFYTDYLIQLLLLLPAIVIASIAYFVAIERPCMDPNWPQKLWSRVRGRRSAAMV; encoded by the coding sequence ATGCGCCTTCAACGAATCACAACCAGTAGCCGCTGGATTCCAGAAGTGGATGGGCTACGCTTTGTAGCCATATCTTCTGTGCTGCTGATTCACATTCTGGCGCAGATGAACTCGCATGCCCATCTATATGGCTTACATGCTTCAGGGCATGAAGCCTTTGTCGCCGTCATGTATCAACTCGGGCGCGGCGTCCAGCTTTTCTTTGCGATCAGCGGCTACATTCTTGCGCAACCTTTCCTGCGACAGTATGTAGATGGTGGAAAACCTGTACGCCTGGGAAGTTTCTACCTTCGTCGCCTGACGCGTCTTGAGCCGCCCTATATCCTCTCGTTGCTGATCTACGCTGTAAGCCTGCTTCTGCTGCACCGCATGGCAGCGCACGTGGTGTGGCGATCATTTGCGATGTGCGCTTTCTACGTACATAACTTTTTCGCAAAGGGCACACCACCGCTGAACCTAGTGACATGGAGCCTGGAAGTCGAGGTTGAGTTTTATGTTTTGGTGCCGCTGCTAGCCAAACTTTTCTGCATCCGCAGCCCAACGACTCGCCGTCTGGTACTGCTAGCCTGCATCCTCTGTTCCGCTCTTCCTGCATGGAGTGCTGCCACAGCACACGGCTTCTTCCTACCGGCACAACTTTGCTATTTCTTCACAGGATTTCTGCTGGCAGATCTTCGAGTAGAACAGAAGCTTGCTCAAGACCATCCCTTCTGGGATCTTGGCAGCCTGCTGATCTGGCCAGCATTTCTGTTTCTTCCAGAGTTCCGCTTTCTGCCGATAGTTCTATGCGGATTGCTTGTGGCGGGTTTCCACGCCACGTTTATGGGACCTGTTAGCCGGAGAATCCTCTCCACTCGTTGGATCGCCCTGCTGGGTGGCATGTGCTATTCCATCTACCTCCTTCACATGCTCGTGATTTCCGCTTTGTTCCCACTTACCCGGCACGCTGCGCTTACGGGCAATTTCTATACGGATTATCTGATCCAGCTTCTCCTTCTACTGCCAGCCATCGTCATAGCCAGCATCGCGTATTTTGTAGCGATTGAACGACCGTGCATGGATCCCAACTGGCCCCAAAAACTCTGGAGTCGGGTGCGGGGACGCCGTTCGGCGGCAATGGTCTGA
- a CDS encoding rod shape-determining protein encodes MPQNGYQGRTSRQRSMRSLFSLFSNDLAIDLGTANTLVYASGKGIVVNEPSIIAVNKVTNEVEAVGKEAKEMVGRTPGNIIAIRPMKDGVIADFRHTEKMLNYFIQKAHNRKMLVHPRIIIGVPSEITQVEKRAVEDSAYRAKASEVYLVEQAMVAAIGAGLPITEPGGNMVVDIGGGTTDIAVISLAGIVYSRSVRMAGNQMDEAVMNFLKRKYNLLIGERTAEMIKMEIGSAFPLDKPLTMEIKGRNLIEGVPKTITIDDSEIREALSESIATIMNAIRVALERTPPELSADISDRGIVLTGGGALIKNLDRRIREETGLPVSIADDPLASVVLGTGRMLNDFGLLRKVAID; translated from the coding sequence ATGCCTCAAAACGGATACCAGGGCCGCACCTCCCGTCAGCGCTCCATGCGCTCGCTTTTTTCGCTGTTTTCGAACGATCTTGCAATCGACCTGGGAACCGCAAACACGCTGGTCTATGCCAGCGGTAAAGGCATTGTCGTCAATGAGCCGTCCATCATCGCAGTCAACAAAGTGACGAACGAAGTGGAAGCCGTGGGCAAGGAAGCCAAGGAGATGGTAGGCCGTACGCCCGGCAACATCATCGCCATCCGGCCGATGAAAGACGGCGTGATCGCCGACTTCCGCCACACGGAAAAGATGTTGAACTACTTCATTCAGAAGGCACATAACCGCAAGATGCTGGTTCACCCGCGCATCATCATCGGCGTGCCTTCTGAGATTACGCAGGTGGAAAAGCGCGCCGTGGAAGACAGCGCCTATCGCGCCAAGGCGTCCGAGGTTTACCTCGTGGAACAGGCCATGGTGGCTGCAATTGGCGCAGGCCTGCCCATCACGGAGCCCGGCGGCAACATGGTTGTCGACATTGGCGGCGGCACCACGGATATCGCCGTCATTTCACTGGCAGGTATCGTCTATTCCCGCTCGGTCCGTATGGCCGGCAACCAGATGGACGAAGCCGTGATGAACTTCCTGAAGCGGAAGTACAACCTCCTGATCGGCGAACGCACCGCCGAAATGATCAAGATGGAGATTGGCTCGGCATTCCCGCTGGACAAGCCGCTGACCATGGAGATCAAGGGCCGCAACCTGATTGAGGGCGTGCCGAAGACTATCACCATCGACGACTCGGAAATCCGGGAAGCCCTGAGCGAATCCATTGCCACCATCATGAATGCCATCCGCGTGGCACTGGAACGGACCCCGCCGGAGCTGTCCGCGGACATCAGCGACCGTGGCATTGTGCTGACAGGCGGTGGCGCGCTGATCAAGAATCTCGATCGCCGTATCCGCGAAGAAACGGGCTTGCCCGTCTCCATTGCGGACGATCCGCTGGCATCCGTGGTGCTGGGCACCGGTCGCATGTTGAATGACTTCGGCCTGCTGCGCAAGGTGGCCATCGACTAG
- the mreC gene encoding rod shape-determining protein MreC: MESFFSRFKSALVLVAVLLAQVIGLASQMKRLNYAAREDGHHVRGLRAWPAYTIAPVESLLKHMGGGVRGVWHSYIDLRHVRQHDKDLQYQIDQLRVREASLAEDARQGQRLQRLLAFKQQYVGKTVAAQVIGTGGGDQGRVVTIDKGSNDGIRPDMAVITPDGAVGKVRDVFAMSSQVLLLNDMSSGAGVILLNTRSRGILRGGPGGTLLINNLLPDERIKAGEPLITSGGDRVYPRGLPVGNVIYMKPDPDHQPYAAIAIKPAANLDRLEEVLVVTEVSQQLNTATDDDQEEGKKAAEVVADRLPGLKKADEKNGDENAATSPAPTLPRPQPAIHTDRYSPGAAPPASSLTPGAPNTQLATPPQRSTSTPNAPEEP, encoded by the coding sequence ATGGAATCCTTCTTCAGCCGCTTCAAGAGTGCTCTGGTGCTGGTGGCTGTGCTTCTGGCGCAGGTGATCGGTCTTGCGTCGCAGATGAAGCGCCTGAACTACGCTGCACGAGAAGATGGACACCATGTGCGCGGCCTGCGGGCATGGCCTGCCTACACCATTGCCCCAGTTGAATCGCTACTAAAACACATGGGCGGCGGTGTACGCGGTGTATGGCATAGCTACATTGACCTTCGTCATGTCCGTCAGCACGACAAGGATCTTCAGTATCAGATTGATCAGCTTCGTGTCCGTGAAGCATCACTGGCGGAAGATGCACGTCAAGGCCAGCGACTGCAACGACTGCTTGCGTTTAAACAGCAATACGTTGGCAAGACTGTTGCCGCACAGGTGATCGGCACTGGTGGTGGCGATCAGGGTCGTGTCGTCACGATCGATAAAGGCTCCAATGACGGCATTCGTCCGGACATGGCTGTCATTACACCCGATGGCGCTGTTGGCAAGGTGCGTGATGTGTTCGCGATGTCGTCACAGGTACTGTTGCTGAACGACATGAGTTCCGGTGCGGGAGTCATCCTGCTGAACACGCGTAGCCGCGGCATTCTGCGTGGTGGCCCCGGAGGCACTCTTCTGATCAACAACCTGCTGCCTGACGAGCGCATCAAGGCGGGCGAACCGCTCATCACCAGTGGCGGCGACCGTGTGTATCCTCGCGGCCTTCCCGTAGGCAACGTGATCTACATGAAGCCTGACCCAGATCATCAACCCTATGCGGCCATCGCAATCAAACCTGCTGCGAATCTCGATCGGCTGGAAGAAGTACTGGTGGTGACAGAGGTTTCGCAGCAGTTGAATACTGCGACGGACGACGACCAAGAAGAAGGCAAGAAGGCTGCTGAAGTGGTCGCGGACCGACTGCCGGGTCTGAAGAAGGCCGATGAGAAAAATGGGGATGAGAACGCTGCGACCAGCCCCGCTCCCACCCTGCCGAGACCTCAGCCTGCAATTCACACGGACCGTTATTCGCCAGGTGCCGCTCCTCCCGCATCAAGCTTGACGCCGGGTGCGCCGAATACGCAACTCGCAACGCCGCCGCAACGCAGCACCAGCACTCCCAACGCGCCGGAGGAGCCATAA
- a CDS encoding DMT family transporter, whose protein sequence is MVTRAFNNLLIMLRAILCDSGKMPSSTTSRPLGFLACASAGALWGTGFFFGKIALREVSVGHMVLYRFLFAALPILPLVKGRGERWTASEWRLLLIAAFFGVPLQFLVQFKGLSITSLSHAALMIGTLPVILAAAAAIFLKERLDAVGWTALIASTTGACMIALGGHDASGTSSLLGDSLIVLSVVIALVWLLGNKKLLLRHSALEVSARSLVLGTIMLLIWVPLQYGIPPVHGVSMKAWLALAASGVLCTAATNLLWNWGMTQVPASQGGIFINLEPVIGSVLGVCLLHEHLGLIAWLGGSLIVGAAVVLSTRGEVASEAIQMESV, encoded by the coding sequence ATGGTAACGCGAGCCTTCAACAACCTGCTCATCATGCTTCGCGCCATCCTGTGCGACAGTGGAAAGATGCCCTCCTCTACCACTTCCCGTCCGCTTGGATTTCTGGCTTGCGCCTCGGCGGGGGCGCTCTGGGGCACAGGATTCTTCTTTGGCAAGATCGCCCTGCGCGAGGTCAGCGTGGGCCACATGGTGCTGTATCGCTTTCTCTTTGCAGCACTTCCCATCCTGCCGCTGGTAAAAGGCCGTGGCGAACGATGGACCGCATCCGAATGGCGGCTGCTGCTCATCGCCGCATTTTTCGGAGTGCCGCTGCAATTTCTGGTGCAGTTTAAGGGACTTTCGATCACTTCTCTTTCGCATGCCGCGCTCATGATCGGCACGCTGCCCGTCATTCTGGCCGCAGCCGCAGCCATCTTCCTGAAAGAGCGGCTGGATGCCGTGGGATGGACTGCCCTGATCGCCTCGACCACGGGCGCTTGCATGATCGCGTTGGGCGGTCACGACGCAAGCGGAACATCCTCACTGCTGGGCGATTCGCTGATTGTTCTCTCTGTGGTGATTGCACTGGTGTGGCTGCTGGGCAACAAGAAGCTTCTTCTTCGCCATAGCGCGCTAGAGGTCAGCGCGCGCAGCCTGGTGTTGGGGACGATCATGCTGCTCATCTGGGTGCCACTGCAGTATGGGATACCGCCAGTACATGGAGTCTCCATGAAAGCGTGGTTGGCACTTGCAGCCAGTGGTGTTCTTTGCACCGCTGCAACCAACCTGCTGTGGAATTGGGGTATGACGCAGGTACCCGCATCGCAGGGCGGCATCTTTATTAACCTAGAGCCGGTCATTGGATCGGTGCTGGGAGTGTGCCTGCTGCATGAACATCTGGGTCTGATTGCATGGCTCGGTGGATCGCTGATTGTGGGCGCGGCTGTGGTGCTTTCGACACGTGGAGAAGTCGCCAGCGAAGCCATCCAGATGGAGTCTGTGTGA
- the mreD gene encoding rod shape-determining protein MreD, giving the protein MPRRPFTNRRELEEHSFHPAVLLAVPLCALFLNAYLPRIWQPLSILDLPLIIVLYFSIAWRNPIAGTLFGTVIGLLQDLPGNQFIGVNGIAKSVLGYAAASIGLKVDVENMVTRVAMNFVFCLLQSALLYLIQSILLGQAEAHPRWIHELIRAAINSAVAIPIFLLLDRTRMDTVL; this is encoded by the coding sequence ATGCCCCGTCGCCCTTTTACCAATCGTCGCGAGTTGGAAGAGCACAGCTTTCATCCGGCTGTGCTGCTGGCAGTGCCTTTGTGCGCGCTGTTTCTGAACGCTTATCTGCCGCGTATTTGGCAGCCGCTTTCGATCCTGGATCTTCCGCTGATTATTGTGCTGTACTTCTCCATCGCGTGGAGAAACCCGATTGCGGGCACGCTCTTTGGCACTGTCATTGGATTGCTACAGGACCTGCCGGGCAATCAGTTCATCGGCGTCAATGGTATTGCCAAGTCTGTTCTGGGATATGCTGCAGCGTCGATCGGTTTGAAGGTCGACGTGGAGAACATGGTGACCCGCGTTGCCATGAACTTCGTCTTCTGCCTGCTGCAATCAGCGCTGCTGTACTTGATTCAAAGCATCCTGCTGGGACAAGCAGAGGCGCATCCACGCTGGATACATGAACTGATCCGCGCAGCAATCAATTCTGCCGTCGCGATACCGATCTTCCTGCTGCTGGACCGCACACGCATGGACACTGTGCTGTAA
- the ald gene encoding alanine dehydrogenase, with product MIVGVPKEVKDHESRVGITPAGVRALVEAGHKVLVQTGAGELSAFPDDEYQNAGAEIVGSAYDTWRLADMVVKVKEPIEKEYQYFRPGLVLFTYLHLAPLPALTEALMEKQVTGIAYETVRDRAGSLPLLTPMSEVAGRLSVQVGAEYLQKTKGGRGLLLGGVPGVPPGNVVIIGGGIVGINAAKMALGLGAKVTIVDLSLNRLRDLDDIFNGRVFTLASNSYNIAKASSEADLLVGGVLIPGAAAPKLVTAAMVKKMKKGAVIVDVAIDQGGSIETAKPTTHTEPVYEVDGVVHYCVTNMPAAVPNTSTLALTNATFPYVLKLANEGAEAAIKADAGLAEGVNTYKGTLTYQAVAESQNKSWKAVAELL from the coding sequence ATGATTGTCGGTGTACCCAAGGAAGTTAAAGATCACGAAAGTCGCGTTGGCATTACCCCCGCCGGAGTGCGCGCGCTGGTAGAGGCTGGACACAAAGTGCTGGTGCAGACCGGCGCAGGCGAACTTTCCGCATTCCCCGATGACGAGTATCAAAATGCTGGCGCAGAGATCGTTGGCAGCGCCTATGACACATGGCGGCTGGCGGATATGGTCGTCAAGGTGAAGGAACCCATCGAGAAGGAGTATCAGTACTTCCGTCCGGGTCTAGTTCTGTTCACGTATCTGCATCTTGCGCCGCTCCCCGCTCTGACGGAAGCGTTGATGGAAAAGCAGGTTACCGGCATTGCGTATGAAACCGTGCGCGATCGCGCTGGTTCGCTGCCGTTGTTAACACCCATGAGCGAAGTGGCAGGACGTCTCAGCGTGCAGGTGGGTGCGGAGTATCTGCAGAAGACGAAGGGCGGACGTGGCCTGCTGCTGGGTGGTGTTCCGGGCGTACCTCCGGGCAACGTGGTGATCATCGGCGGCGGCATCGTCGGTATCAACGCGGCGAAGATGGCTCTCGGCCTGGGCGCGAAGGTCACGATTGTGGACCTTAGCCTGAACCGTCTGCGCGATCTGGACGATATCTTCAATGGCCGCGTGTTCACGCTGGCATCGAACAGCTACAACATCGCGAAGGCCTCCTCAGAAGCTGATCTGTTGGTGGGTGGCGTGCTCATCCCAGGTGCCGCTGCGCCGAAGCTGGTAACGGCTGCAATGGTGAAGAAGATGAAGAAGGGCGCAGTCATTGTTGACGTGGCCATCGACCAGGGCGGCAGCATCGAGACGGCAAAGCCCACGACCCACACTGAGCCTGTGTACGAAGTGGACGGCGTGGTGCACTACTGCGTGACGAACATGCCTGCGGCAGTGCCGAACACCTCGACGCTGGCGCTGACGAATGCCACCTTCCCCTATGTGTTGAAGCTGGCCAACGAAGGCGCGGAAGCTGCGATTAAGGCTGATGCAGGCCTCGCGGAAGGCGTGAACACCTACAAGGGAACGCTCACGTACCAGGCCGTCGCAGAATCGCAGAACAAATCCTGGAAGGCAGTCGCCGAACTGCTGTAG
- a CDS encoding HAD hydrolase family protein has translation MSDTPKMIAIDMDGTLVHPGGTVSPGNQLALDRARRAGARIVIATGRRHSYAMKVLQTGNFQPHDIVLSSNGAVARTMDGRLLFREEMPAETALWLCETVTDYRNCLVFTFDTMDPHGNEAGGALVLEEVDDLHASIEKWMVANAADIRRFTPIESAFRTAQFPAIQAMLCGGMERMEMAFRHLDAAHEGRLSLTRTVYPLRDLCILDILPQGCSKGAGLAHLLREEGLTASDLMAIGDNWNDLTMLEQAQWPMLMGNAPDDLRLLAEERNWTVTRHHHEDGVAEAIAHCFAADHAAR, from the coding sequence GTGAGCGATACACCGAAGATGATTGCCATCGACATGGATGGCACGCTGGTTCATCCCGGCGGCACGGTGTCGCCAGGCAATCAGCTCGCGCTAGATCGTGCACGCCGCGCCGGTGCGCGTATCGTGATCGCCACGGGACGCCGCCATAGCTACGCCATGAAGGTGCTGCAGACTGGCAACTTCCAGCCCCACGACATCGTGCTCAGTTCGAACGGAGCCGTGGCCCGCACCATGGATGGTCGTCTGCTCTTTCGCGAGGAAATGCCAGCAGAAACGGCACTGTGGCTCTGCGAAACAGTCACGGATTATCGCAACTGCCTCGTCTTCACCTTTGACACCATGGACCCGCATGGCAACGAAGCTGGTGGCGCACTGGTGCTGGAGGAAGTCGACGATCTGCACGCCAGCATTGAGAAATGGATGGTGGCCAACGCAGCAGACATCCGTCGTTTTACGCCCATTGAATCTGCCTTTCGTACAGCTCAGTTCCCTGCGATTCAGGCCATGCTGTGCGGTGGCATGGAACGCATGGAAATGGCTTTCCGGCATCTGGATGCTGCGCACGAAGGCCGTCTGTCGCTAACGCGGACGGTCTATCCGCTGCGTGATCTCTGCATTCTGGACATCCTGCCTCAGGGCTGCTCGAAGGGTGCGGGATTGGCACATCTGCTGCGCGAAGAAGGACTTACGGCGAGCGACCTGATGGCCATTGGCGACAACTGGAACGACCTGACCATGCTGGAGCAGGCGCAATGGCCGATGTTGATGGGCAATGCACCCGATGATCTGCGGCTGCTGGCGGAAGAGCGTAATTGGACGGTCACGCGGCACCATCACGAAGATGGCGTGGCCGAGGCCATCGCCCATTGCTTTGCGGCTGATCATGCCGCCCGCTGA
- a CDS encoding lytic transglycosylase domain-containing protein yields MPPADPIGRTPDATLVGMASLSVRRIAALLLLPGMCVAAAHAAEVVTLRNGFSITCERHEALSTDITRLYLRADNFMDVAASSITSVEAAPDVPAPVKAEAHEPAGTAIILADSGARHNVNVALLASVVQAESGGNTKAVSRTGARGLMQLMPGTANQLNVKDSFDPASNVNGGSAYLDQLLTRYHDNLALALAAYNAGPGAVDRYHGIPPYRETRAYVARVIREFNRRVAEQARAVSATVVR; encoded by the coding sequence ATGCCGCCCGCTGACCCAATCGGCAGAACCCCGGATGCTACTCTGGTGGGGATGGCCTCCCTCTCCGTCAGAAGGATTGCAGCGCTTCTTTTGCTACCGGGTATGTGTGTGGCTGCCGCCCACGCCGCGGAGGTGGTAACGCTGCGCAATGGGTTCAGCATCACCTGCGAACGCCATGAGGCCCTCTCCACAGACATCACCCGGCTGTATCTTCGCGCGGACAATTTCATGGATGTTGCGGCGTCCTCCATCACCTCAGTAGAGGCGGCACCAGATGTCCCTGCGCCTGTAAAGGCCGAGGCCCACGAGCCCGCCGGGACCGCCATCATCCTTGCCGACTCCGGCGCTCGCCACAACGTGAACGTGGCTCTGCTGGCGTCCGTCGTTCAGGCCGAGAGCGGTGGCAACACCAAGGCTGTATCACGCACGGGAGCACGCGGTCTGATGCAGTTGATGCCGGGAACGGCGAACCAACTGAACGTGAAGGACAGCTTTGACCCCGCATCGAACGTCAACGGTGGCAGCGCCTATCTGGATCAGCTATTGACTCGATACCACGACAACCTTGCACTGGCGCTGGCTGCTTACAACGCAGGCCCGGGCGCGGTGGATCGTTATCATGGCATCCCGCCTTACCGTGAAACGCGGGCGTATGTGGCGCGCGTGATCCGGGAATTTAATCGCCGTGTTGCGGAACAGGCACGCGCAGTTTCCGCCACGGT
- a CDS encoding sensor histidine kinase, which yields MGTTRQRKILMIVLGVFLLLLFLGLAALNAFRLSFLTPDTPGGIFLFIAVSFLAFLIFLAILILLMRNVLKLYAEQRNRVLGARLRTRMLLGAVLLSLLPVGCMYGFSYLLMNRAIERWFAQPSDHLRQESLAVSRDLSRYIAANARSEAEEIASIISEAGPDVTPTTLQRALQSHEVSLLGGFAQVYSGDVVVSRFHTPSDPAVLSVWQQPDTLPIEDDGLSSPLQKRDGGTVNAMLLAGVRRSDEPILTAGGVDYILGSAHTSSGLLVVSGAPLPSGMTAHIATLNRAGQQYWQLFRMRQQVRATYMMLLMMITGLALFITSWLALHLSKQVTKPVEALADAMSAIAQGNYQQRVEASATEELGDLVQTFNTMADDLESSRRMVEKTTLQIFEANVEVEARRRELETMLQTIPNGVVMLDVDRRIRVVNRAFSEMLDPGGQRAFVGLLMDEVIPAESLEVMDRLLRRSHRMGSASSETEMPTDNGTLNLAMTAAILETTSGGTRTPTGYVLVLENATELLRAQKQSAWKEVARRVAHEIKNPLTPISLNAEQIRRHIVRLGDLLQQHQLESPSVGTIRRSSEVISASVDSMRGLVDQFSSLAEFPNAQPRPADLNTIIENTLSLFAGRLSGITVVKSLQPRLPLVMADPEAIKRALSNLIDNAAEAMSASLLREIHIETRRSEQSQGMLEIVVADTGPGVTDDMRERLFLPYFSTKQRGTGLGLTIVAKIMADHQGTIRAEKNLPTGARFLLELPIAAPTENSGLNDIATGDESSASEFSKAEIRNASA from the coding sequence ATGGGCACAACACGCCAGCGCAAGATTCTGATGATTGTGCTGGGTGTATTCCTTCTCCTCTTGTTTCTCGGTCTGGCTGCGCTGAATGCATTCCGCCTGAGCTTCCTCACGCCAGACACGCCGGGCGGCATCTTCCTCTTCATCGCGGTATCGTTCCTTGCATTTCTGATCTTCCTTGCCATCCTGATCCTGCTCATGCGCAACGTGTTGAAGCTGTACGCGGAGCAGCGCAATCGTGTGCTTGGCGCACGTCTGCGGACCCGCATGTTGCTAGGCGCAGTGCTCTTGAGCCTGCTGCCTGTGGGCTGCATGTACGGCTTCAGCTATCTGCTGATGAACCGTGCTATCGAGCGTTGGTTTGCCCAGCCCTCAGACCACCTGCGGCAGGAATCGCTAGCGGTTTCGCGTGATCTTTCGCGTTACATCGCGGCAAACGCGCGCTCTGAAGCAGAAGAGATTGCCAGCATCATCTCAGAAGCCGGACCCGATGTAACACCAACAACATTGCAACGTGCCTTGCAGAGTCATGAAGTTTCATTACTCGGAGGATTCGCTCAGGTTTACAGCGGCGATGTCGTGGTGTCGCGTTTCCATACGCCATCTGACCCGGCCGTCCTGAGCGTGTGGCAGCAGCCGGATACGCTCCCCATTGAAGACGACGGGCTAAGCTCGCCTTTGCAGAAACGCGATGGTGGCACGGTGAATGCGATGCTGCTGGCAGGCGTTCGGCGCAGCGATGAGCCGATTTTGACAGCGGGTGGTGTTGACTACATCCTTGGCTCGGCGCATACGTCGTCGGGCTTGCTGGTGGTATCCGGTGCGCCGCTGCCGAGTGGTATGACAGCGCATATTGCTACGTTGAATCGCGCGGGCCAACAGTACTGGCAGTTGTTCCGCATGAGGCAGCAGGTGCGCGCCACGTACATGATGCTTCTGATGATGATCACAGGCCTTGCGCTTTTCATCACGAGTTGGCTTGCACTGCATCTCTCCAAGCAAGTTACGAAACCTGTAGAAGCACTGGCAGACGCGATGAGTGCCATTGCGCAGGGTAACTATCAGCAACGAGTGGAAGCGTCGGCAACGGAAGAACTCGGCGACCTTGTACAGACCTTCAACACGATGGCTGATGATTTGGAGTCCAGCCGCCGCATGGTGGAGAAGACCACGTTGCAGATCTTTGAGGCCAACGTGGAAGTGGAAGCACGGCGCCGCGAGTTGGAGACCATGCTCCAGACCATCCCCAACGGTGTGGTCATGCTGGACGTGGATCGTCGCATTCGCGTTGTGAATCGTGCTTTCAGCGAAATGCTGGACCCCGGTGGTCAACGCGCATTCGTCGGCTTGCTGATGGACGAAGTCATTCCCGCAGAAAGCCTGGAAGTGATGGACCGCCTCTTGCGCCGCAGCCATCGCATGGGTTCTGCGTCGTCAGAGACAGAGATGCCTACGGATAACGGCACGCTGAACCTGGCCATGACCGCTGCAATTCTTGAAACCACCAGCGGTGGCACACGAACACCCACGGGTTACGTGCTTGTACTGGAAAACGCGACAGAGCTTTTGCGTGCGCAGAAGCAGTCTGCATGGAAAGAAGTCGCGCGTCGTGTCGCCCATGAAATCAAGAATCCTCTCACACCGATTTCGTTAAACGCAGAACAGATTCGACGTCACATTGTGCGCCTCGGCGATCTTCTGCAGCAGCATCAACTGGAATCTCCATCCGTAGGTACGATTCGTCGTTCGAGTGAAGTGATCAGTGCATCGGTAGATAGCATGCGAGGCCTCGTTGATCAGTTTTCATCGCTCGCAGAATTTCCCAATGCGCAACCACGTCCGGCAGACCTGAACACCATCATTGAAAACACGCTCAGCCTTTTTGCAGGTCGACTCTCTGGCATCACGGTGGTGAAGTCATTGCAGCCTCGGCTGCCACTTGTCATGGCCGATCCTGAAGCCATCAAGCGCGCTCTTTCTAATCTCATTGATAACGCAGCTGAGGCCATGAGTGCCAGCCTGTTGCGAGAGATTCACATTGAAACGCGGCGCAGTGAACAGTCGCAAGGCATGTTGGAAATTGTGGTGGCTGATACGGGACCCGGAGTCACCGACGATATGCGCGAACGACTCTTTCTGCCGTATTTCTCCACCAAGCAGCGCGGCACAGGATTGGGCCTGACGATTGTGGCGAAGATTATGGCGGACCACCAGGGCACCATCCGTGCGGAAAAGAATTTGCCCACAGGTGCTCGCTTTTTATTGGAACTTCCCATTGCGGCACCGACAGAAAATAGTGGGCTGAACGATATTGCAACGGGCGACGAGTCCTCTGCATCGGAATTCTCAAAGGCAGAGATTAGGAACGCATCGGCATGA